The nucleotide window ACTCGTATagtaggaaacaaaattagaccATTGGATAACTGATGATATGACTCAATATTTTAATGAggtccacctttttttttttttttttttgaaaactataATATTTTTTTCATCAAAGGAGGAGCACAAAGTTGTATAGTAAACTTGTTTCGGGCAAGGCCTACAACAAAAGGCAATCGGCCCCCCTATCGtatacaaaaagaaaaacaaaaaacagaggaaaatgagagattaGGCCCACCTTAGCCTAAGCCCACTCTATCCAGGAAGAGCTGGCCCTTGGAGAGTGATGAGAGAGAATGAGGTGAGTCGAAAACCAAGTTAGTTTGATGCAAGCTACCTAGGCGAGTTAGGTCATCCGCCACAGCGTTGGCTTCCCTTGGGAGTGTGGGTGAATTTGACTTCCATAGTCTTATTGAAGGATTCGATTCTATTCCTCTAGTACCATAGAGTCTAGGAGCCGACAGTTTCTTTAGACAGGGTCGCGACAACCGAGTTGGAGTCGCTAGCGATCTCTACTCTCAGAAAACCGAAATGGGCTACTAGGATTAGACCATCCAGAACTGCCCTCATTTCCGCCCTCGTGTTTGAACCGAATCCATACCCGAAGGTGAAGGCGAAAAGCAAATCTCCATTGCATGATCTACCCACGCCTCCTCCCCCCGATTGGCCCAGGTTCCCTCTGGTCGAACCGAGGCTTTTGGCAGCTTAGGAGGAGGGGATCTATCCCTAGAAGGTTGAGCATAAGGAGAAAGGGCAGTTGTATCTTAATTCATTGTCTTGATCTTCATACTGTATCATTGTCTTGATCTTCATATTGTATcttaaaaagtgaaaaaaaaaaaggacattgACTCAACCAGATTTCACCTGGGCTCGACAACAACTCGATTCAGTGAGGACTTTgtcaaaaatcaagaaaaacccACCTGAACTTGAAAAAACTCACTAAATGATCTCAACAAAAGctggaaaaaaaatgataaaacttGACTAACTTAGCACAACTAAACACTATTTACatattatttatactttttaaaTGTCATAATTTACAGGAAAGACCTCCATAAAATTCCTATCAGTTCGGACAAACTAGTAGTTttggagtcgactcgactcgactctactgtgtttctttttttctttttttcattttttccaaaGAGACTACTGTGTTTCTAGTCGAgctaaattttcatatttttaggccATTCTTCGTGCaaagtgatcatcatggtgtagcccactttttGCACTGGATTGTATATTCTATCTGTGTCGATGGGAAAGAAATGGTTGCATCAAAAGTTCAATATACAGCCTAAATTTCAATCAGTGTAGTATTTAATTTCAAAGAAATATAATTACACTGAAACAAAGGCCTATTTGATCACATATTTCTTGTTGTAGCTTGCCATATAATGAAAATACAAATGAAATATGATAAGAAAAGAGGAATTACAATGACATGATAATATCAACCAAACCGTCTAATGATTCATATGAAGAACCTCCTTTCTCTATACAATGCATTGCATTTTCCTTTAGATCACGTACTCTCTCTCTTATATCCTTCCCTTCAATCTCCACCATCAATCTTCTTATGGCCCACTCTATCTCACTTCTATCAAACCCATTCTCAAGTTGAATTCCCACCCTCCAAACATGGCTCACATACCTAGCATTCAAATTTTGGTCCCATAAATAAGGAGAACATATCATGGGGACCCCTTCACATATGCTCTCCAACGTAGAATTCCAACCATTGTGTGTCCAAAAACCTCCCACTGATGGGTGGGCCAGCACTTTTTGTTGTGGGGCCCAGTTAACAATCTGGCCCCTCTCCCGTGTCTTCTCTTCGAACCCTTCTGGTAGTTCGACCTGATCATGGCCATGGATGGAGCCTCGCCGGATCACCCACAAGAAAGGCTGGTCACTATTGGCTAGCCCCCAGGCTATCTCCACCACGTTTCTTTTATCAAAGGAAGCTGTGCTCCCGAAGCTGACGTAAATCACGGTCTGTGGTGCCTGCTTGTCTAGCCATGCCATGCAACTGTAGTCTTGTGTTAGTAAGCTGTTTGATGATCCCGGTGAGAATTTACAGAGCGGGCCCACTGCAAACAATGGCATGGGATGAATATCTTGTCTAATTTTTGCCAACGCAGTTGATTCAAGATCATCAAATGTGTTCATAATGTAACCCAAAGTAGACCTCATTGCATTGAGAACATTGGCCCCCAATTGCTCAAATGTATCAGGATCTGTGGTGCCGATGTCTGGAATGTCCTTGATCCTGAGCGGTGGAATCTCAGGAATGAGTGTGTTTGGCTGACCATCTGGTAAAGAAGATATTGGTTAATATGTTTACTTTAATCTACGCATGGCTTGTTTTTAGAGTTAAATGTGTTTGTGACAAAGGTTGGTCCCAACAGAAGTGGCCCGAGCCTTGTTATTTGCTGCATTTTCTTTATAAAGTATCAATCAAATGTTTCCTTGTATTTCATTTTTCTGATAGATTTTATACCTACTAGGGTTTGTAAATGGGCCTAACTGAGCTAGGCCGATGGTCTACATACTTGACCCATGGCtcgtctgagtcgactcggtctCAATTCAGCTGAGTCCATTCTAGCTTGGCACCACGAGTCACCCCACCCCCAACTCAGGAAAGTCGTGACTATGTAATATCTAGACCAGATAGGTTTGGGCTGGATGACTGAGTCTGGCCAGTCTGGCTCACTTACATTCACAGACCTACCCAAGGAAAATTTTCATGTCATGGTCTCTCATCACCCATACACGTGGCAAAGATACACCTCAATGCAACTTGTGAACTGTCCAAATCATAGGGTCCGGTGTAGATGGAGTATACCTAAAGAATTGAACTGATCAAATGCTCCTGACCATCCAACTGATGGATGCCAAAtgaatactttaaaaaaaaaggaagaagaagaagatcactgTCCAAGTTCAACTAGAGAATCAATGATTAAGATCGTCCAAAAAGTGTGTGTGTATAAAGGCATGCTCCATCCACATGGCCCTACAACTTGGATACTTTGGATTGTTATACACGTGCACCAAGTTTACGGTGGGTGATAGACCAAAACTACAAAAACGGTGGTGAACTATCGTTGTAACTTAGCCACTTGGATTCCTCTTCAAACTACCCACAGCCACACAATCCCTCCTAGAAAGGACAACAATCACCAGAGagctgtttggatggatgcatgcATGCCAGCATGAAAGGACAACGATCACCAGAGTGCTGTCTGGATGGATGCATGCATGCCAACATGAAAGGACAACGATCACCATAGAGCTGTTTGGATGCATGCATGCCCAGTCCTTGCCGCACATGTGATGCAGGGATGGAGTGGTGGAACGTACGAGATCTTAGGATGGTTGATAACAAATGCGGTACTGTAGTATGTTAattgacacatgtggcacatgttagGTGAAGCCGATTGCATACGGCCCCGCCTGGACATAAATATGTCCAGGCAGGGGCATCATGGGGGccacataatgtatgtattttatccacactgtccatccatttttaaaggccATTTTAGGTTAGGAGCCcaaagatgaggtagatccaatgctcatacggaccacactataggaagcaatggtgataaagATGCATATGTACGGAATACACCATACAAGATTGTTAGCACTGTATATGATGTCggcaattttcttctttttgtgtgTAAAAGCCTAAAATGTGCTTCACAAGAATACATCTTGTCAATGCAGGATCCAAACAGCACCTAAAgattgtaattgtgatttgggtTGTACCCTTAACCAAGGCTTGTAAGGATGAATAACACAATTTAAGAACTTTCTTGACTGCATATCAAGATCGATTCATTTCAAGAATTTCTTGAGCTGAACCAATCAAGATTTGGGAGACGCACCCAAATAGGGCACTAACATGCACACGTACCTGTGATGGAAAGGAGTCCATTTTGTTGTAGAAGCTTCAAAGACGCTGTGGTAGTGGCATATGTGGCACTGCCGGTGTTTAACAAAATTCTCGGGAGCTTCAACTGATCGGCAACGGCTTTAGTGAAGTAAAAAATCTCATCAGTGATGATGCACGTAACTGGGCCATCAGATAGTAATCGGGACAAGCGATCATGGAACGGTGCTTGGCACGTGTCGTTGAGGAAGTACAAAATTTTTACGGGGTCCTCAGTCCAGAGCTGACTGTCCGATAAGCCATCGGGTATAGGCTCGAAGTTGAAGTTGGGGTAGTTGGATGGATTGGGAGAGTTGAAGTGAGTGTGAATTAAAGTGATTGAGAATCCTTTGGACTGTAGGAGAGTGGCCAGTTGAAGCATGGGATTTATGTGTCCTTGAAATGGGAGTGGCAAAATAACCAAATGAGGGACTTTCGTTCCTTGGATTTGCATGTCTCTTAATACTTCCATTGGTTTTGAGATGTGATAAGCAGAGGTTGAAAGGGGCTACTGGCTTTTCGGCTAAGCTGGGAACTCCACACATATATAGGATATATAcagggagttatatgatactcttgCAGAGTATGACACTTGATAAGCAGGCGCTCAGTAGTTTTACATGCGTCATATATTAtctcaaattaaaccaacaaaattgtggaacccactcttGATAAGTCACAGTCAAAAAATCAGACTGGTTTAATGACCCTAAACTCTGATAAGTGGACACTTGATTGTTAAAATAGGATCATTCGATATTTTAAACTGTTCATTAATGTCCGCCAATCCCGTACTAAGATTAATAATTCAGTGTAACTTTTTATTCACGATGCATCTCAACAAAgttccataatttggacagtttaatttggatTACTTGTGTGTCTGCAATTTCCAATATATTGTTAAGCGTCTGTCATCCACCACTTTGCCAAAGTATTAAAAGTTTCTCTTTGGCCTTTGCATATGTAACACAAGGAAGAGAGTGAAATAATAAGAGAAAGCTTACCATCTTCCTCAAgtaattaaataatttaaatttacaaagtagtttcataaattcataagaaaaaagagataaaattcaaatattttattgaataatatcTGATGCGTAAGATTTCTCAATTCCActactaataaagaaaaaaaaaatcataattcgAAATTattcaaaatagtaaaattctaaccttTTTTTTCTGTAATTAACCATTCATCATATTTCATAGCAAAAAGTTTGTACTGCTTAaaattttttgtaaaattctaaccttaataaacatactaatttaattaaaatagaaCTTACTCAAAATAATAAATtttgtcaaaaataaaaagtCATAATTAAAGTAATCTTACTGCTGGATTCCTAGCATGATTCCAATCAATctctaaaaaaatatgaaaaatctaaaactttaaaattaaaaaattaaaaaaatttaaaaagaagaagaagaagaagaagaaatgttaCCCTTTATAAGATGTTCCACTGTGTTTTTATATGACATAGGATGTATTTATAAGATGTGCCCTACCATGATCAATAAGCACTCAAAAGATAAGTGTTGACatgtggagtcacatctgggggccgctcgaccagtcgagtggcccactcgaccagtcgaggactgctcgactcaaagtctagcgagcaacAAGTTTTGGGTTCTGAGGTGCTCAATCGGTCGAGgcccctactcgaccagtcgagggtccgctcaaccagtcgagcagtctgctTGACTAGTTGAGGCTACGCAAATTCGTTTTTGGATTTGATGCATCCAGACTGCGGATTTTGGAGTCGATTTTCGCAGATGtgagaaagggaagttgcctaaactataaataggagtccctagggcttttctaggtattatgagagttattctaaggtgtggagAAAGGGTTTTCTTTGTACTTCTAagagagaggttagtatattgccttgtaagcttcatttttcttcatagtggaagtttgcatcagtggtttttttacccttgttggggttttttcacgtatatcttgtcttgtggtttgtttggattactttgattcttttctagtttatatttcttcttatttatcatttatgggtgagaccggagattggatcttggttcactgtgttgttggcgtgttgcgcaacaagtggtatcagagctattggtttaattctattgggagcgatgacggaagaagggaaaactagaattgagaagtttgatggtccaaactttgccttctagaagatgcagatggaggattatctgtatcagaaggacctctatattcctttaggaggaaaagagaaaaataaaaaaagatgacagatgatgaatggtttttactggatatgaaggctttaggaacgatccgacactctttgtctaagagcgtcgccttcaatatatctaaggtgaaaactaaaaaagaattaatggaagccttaGCTACCATATATGAAAagccctcagcgtccaacaaggttcatcttatgaaacaactattcaacatgatgATGTCATATGGTGGGAGCatgactgaacatctaaacgagttcaatacagtcatgaCCCAATtgaaatccgttggcattgtttttgaggacgaggtcagggtgttattgatcttgtcgagtttgccagacagttgggatggtttggtgattgctgtgagcaattcttcagggtcgacaaagctgaaatttgatgatgtggccggtctaattctcagcgaagaatctagaaaaaagacatcaggagtttcaggggattcagagaatgctctaaacgttgaaggaagaggaagattactgaataaaggaggcaataaacacggatgtTCTAAGTTAAGAAAAAATTCCAAGTgactgaaagacaaagacgggtgttggcattgcgagaAGAAGAGGCATATGAAATGTGATTGCAGGGTGctcaagaaataagaagagagtgacacagaggcgttgatcttgtctcttgatgcgaggaatgagcattgtgtcatagactcgggtgcttcgtttcataccACTTCATATAAGGAAGTTctacgtgattatgtgtcaggtgacttgggagagtctacctgggtgatgatgagttgtgcagtattgttggaaagagagacattcatataaatcaaaaagatggaacgactttgaaattgaatgaTATCAGACATGTATCGATTTTAAAATGAAACTTGATCTCAGTGAGGTAGTTggtcgataccggttatgtgacgaccttcactaatgattcctggaagatcacaaaaggtgccttggtgatatcttgaggcaagaaggaaggtactttcaCTGCAAGAAAtatcacttttaccgacgaaaaaaatttcatcggtaaaagtacctttcgtcggtaaaacagAACTTTTatagatgaatttttttttgttggttaTAATCTTTAATTTTCgtcattaaaaatataataatttttaagatagaaaattttgccGCTATTCTGAAAAGTTCGCGGTaagacttttaacgacgaaaattttcatcggtaaaaagcacaaaattacttttaccgacgaaaattttcgtcggtaaaagtgttatgtttttcatttagaaaatttttgccctgagttttaccgaggaactaaaactgtcgggaataatggttttacagaagaaaattttcattagtAAAAGTGTTACGTTTTTCACTTAAaaaattttcgccctgagttttactgacgaactgAAACCATCGAGAATAatggttttaccgatgaaaattttcgtcggtaaaagtgttatgtttttcacttagaaaattttcgcctTGAGTTTTATCGACGAACTGAAACtgttgggaataatgtttttaccgatgaaaatttttctcggtaaaagtgttatgtttttcacttagaaaatattcgccctgagttttaccgacAAACTGAAACTGTGGGAATAATGTTTTTGCCGACGAAAATTTTCCTCGGTAAAAGTGTTACCTTTTTCAGTTAGAAAATTTTTGCCCTGAGTTTTCCTGACGAACTGAAACCGTCAGGAATAAtggttttatcgacgaaaatttttgaTGGTAAAAGTGTTACTTTtttcacttagaaaattttcgtCCTTGGTTTTACCGATGAACTGAAACCGTCGGgaataggggtgcacatttaaccggtagaaccgtggaaccggaccggaaccgaccaaacggtccggtttggtccggttctagagtgcaccggttccggttccggttccaaaaatcaaagaaccggtgacaacggttcggttctcagtttgggggtatgtagaaccgaaccgaaccgtgaaccgatccgtagaaccaaaccgtggaccCGATCCATAGAACCGAATCGTGGAACCGAACCATGAAACCAAACCGATGTATTTTAGCACACCTTACaattattttctttaaaataattattttcgtaaatgtatttttgcacaccttatacaatatctaaaccattcatcaaatggaccacaacatggatggacatgggcttgcaattgggctggattataaaaagcccagaaccgtggaaccgatccggaaccgaaccggttttaacggttcggttccggttcggttttaGGGTGCCAACAGTCCGGTTCCGGTTCTGAATTTCCTAGaatcgttaggaacggttcggttccggtttcaccacCCCtagtcgggaataatgtttttaccgacgaacatgtTACGTTtttcacttagaaaattttcgccctgagttttaccgatgaactgAAACCGTcgagaataatgtttttaccgacgaaacttttcgtcggtaaaagtgttatgtttttcagttagaaaattttcgccctaagttttaccgacgaactaaaaatgtcgggaataatgtttttaccgacgaaacttttcgtcggtaaaagtgttacgTTTTTCACTTATACAAATTTCGCAGTGTTAGGTTtttcacttagaaaattttcgccctgtgttttaccgacgaactaaaaccgttgggaataatgtttttaccgacaaaaatccTCATGGGTAAAAGTGTTACGTTTTTCACTTAGAAAATATTCGCCttgagttttaccaacgaactgaaaccatcgggaataatgtttttatcgataaaaattttcgtcggtaaaagtgttattttttcagttagaaaattttcgccctgagttctaccgacgaactaaaaccgttgaGAATAATGTTTttgccaacgaaaattttcgtcggtaaaagtggtaTGTTTTTCAAttagaaaattttcaccctgaccTTTGCCGACGAATtaaaaccatcgggaataatgtttttcccAACGAAACTTTTCATCGTTAAAAGTGTTACATTTTTCACTAACaaaattttcgccctgagttttaccgacgaactgaagttgtcgggaataatgtttttaccgatgaaaattttcatcggtaaaagtgttacgTTTTTCACTTACAAAATTTTTGCCctaagttttaccgacgaactaaaaccgtcgggaataatgtttttactgatgaaaattttcgtccgtaaaagtgttatgtttttcacttagaaaattttggcactattttgaaaactttcgcggtaagagttttactgacgaaaattttcgttggtaaaaacattTTTCCCACAAAAAACCACTTTTGTCGATGAAacttttcatcagtaaaagtgttatatttttaagaCGGAAAATTTTGGCACAAAGTTTTACTAACAAAAATTTTCGTTAGTAAAAAGCAGAAAACCACTTTTTGCCGACGATCGTCTGTAAAACTCTATAGGGGCTATATGAAAAGAGAAGTCTATATAAGAACAAACTAATTAATTCAACAATCCATGAATTTGCATCAAGGGGTCTCCATGTGGAAAATAAACTCATCAATTCAACAATCCATGAATTCATAAAAAGAGATCTGTATAAAATAAATGCCATCACATttctttgccaaaaaaatataattgCTAATTTAGATTAAAACAATGTTGCTCCTTTATCTAACAAATGCTCTCTTGGTCTAAAAGTCTGCTTCTAATGTTTTCCTAATAATATCTAAGAGCATATAAAGATTCTAACCTAGTAAGTAAAtggaaaataattaaaaaatgttaACATAAGTTAAATTTATAAGGTTACTCATGAAATTAATATACTAAACTCATTGATGTACAGCTACTCATAAAACTAATATATTGAACTCATTGATTTGCTTAACTTGGACAATACAAGCTAATCCCACATAACAAGCTGAGAATCCGAAACTATGATAGAGGCCTGATGTCAcgcccccaaactcgaaaaccgggctcacaaaattcccgatcgccgaatccagtgccgacagcctctataacaccccattctcggctcctagcacctaTACGCCAGTTTCCAATcctggaatcctataaggaggatttgcAATATTaatttgtctcgtaagaagcataaccataagtatacccaaatcacaagaacaatatcatcaccacatattcactaatataatcatttcagtacaacgctgaaagggaaaaataaatgcATATAATAAAAATCTTCACAAGGCTCGGCTGCACGATCCTGCTCCTGCTTAGCTACGACTACATCCTAGCGTCACTTACACGAATATatcttgcataagcttacagaaagcttagagggtggtgtgagtgtgtgagcagtatatgcgtgctcagaatgttatatcagagtaaacggaaatactggtaagtccacgaccatacaatatcagagtaagcagtagtactgacaagtcctataaaaatatcattaacctaatctaggatatgtgatgaaaagacataacaagccaatgtcatatacggAGAAGGTAATGTAGGTTAGTtatacaatgcggagacataatgagttaaatatcagataccgatgataCAATACCCTATGCAATTCttaagagctacgaataccattagcctcatctaagtcatatgaatgcaaaaatataacaatctaaaatgccatatgccgcggatgtaatgcaatatgcagtgcgaatggaatgaacatgctggagtgtgaaatcgggatgataatacgtagtatcgcaggctatggagtccatcataaaggacttctatccaaactagtctcataccttatttggatagtcaaactcaatgtggtaaattcctgatctcaggttagtcgcgcaccccaaccgaaatcctgaccattgcgaaggtacacgtaacgaaTAGTTGTGCACactagcctaagtggatagtgaatgaatgaatgaatgaatgagtatgcaactcccgctccacaaatcagtactgtacatctctgggatcatcactgggggtCTAGTACATTGTACATGCAAATCGCTACCCActgacgtgcaaccatgcaagtggaagagacctcactatccgcctggccagtagtcagccaatatctacctggcacgttgatagcggacccattcatgagctggtcaaactcagcctagctatgccccctaatctcaggcgggtaaggccacaccccctctcaaccgaccaggacacagtgggagacgcggcctcctggtattcggcactcgggcgctcatgtatccactcagtttcgacgttggggcattcctggccttggaggtttagggactttcactcacagacatccaaagtgtccagatgctcgaaccaaacattttcggtgtcccatctggccatccaagacatgcctgtggaggtcacagccctgatgtcgttagggcgtatattaatcataatcacacaatgcaagatccaatatctacctggcacgttgatagcggacccattcacgagctggtcaaactcagcttagctatgccccctaATCTCGTgcgggtaaggtcataccccctctcaaccgaccatgacacagtgggagacacggcctcctagtattcggcactcgagcgctcatgtatccactcggtctcgatgttggggtgtTCTTGGCcttagaggtttagggactttcacccacagacatccaaagtgcccagatgctcgaaccaaacattttcggtatcccatctgaccatccacgacatgcatgtggaggtcacagccctgatgtcgttagggcgtatattaatcacaatcacacaatgcaagatgcatgagtcacgtagtccaatcatgcatcaattctgtgcatatcgtgcgctcatgtgagataactccacctatcagggagtctcataaaccatctgtactatggcatatacaagggtcaattacatctcataataaacatgcagatgatgtgtatgggcatgtagcatgatgctatgctgtcacatactcataattgatatcaataactgacatcaacaattggccttgacaatgtggacttttaaccaacattgcccccaaggaatggcccacatagagccaaacatataataggcccacggcctcacacaaaggcctaatatacaacacaatgggccttactcgagggccacatatacactcCTCGACTATGAGTAATCGCGAAGGGTGTGGAGGGCGAGATCGACAGTCTGATTTTCTCCCTGTCCGTGAACGTGGAAATGAATGACTCCGAGATATGGCCGGAGCTACTCTCCGTAAACCAGGTAACGTCTCTGAATGGGTGGTTGTATCAAGGAAGAGAGATAGGGCAGATCGCATCTCTCCACATTTAGGGGTTTTTGCAGGAAACCTGACCTACAATACATGTGAGGAAGATATTAATCGCATCTTCGGGAGGTTTGGAAAAATCTTGGCTATTTCAATCCCTTGGGACAAGGAAAGAAACAGATCCCGCGACTATGCTTTCATGTCATgtcctaaacttggaaaccaggctcacaaaattcccaatcgccgaatccggcgccgacagcctccgtaatattccattctcggctcccggcacccatacaccaggttccaatcctgggatgctacaaggaagatttctaatcatcaatttgatttgtaatgagcataaccaagcataacccacaaacaataaccacaagaacatcatcacaaaattcactatgataaaaaacttttgagtacaatgtgtctaaaggaaaatacaagataatgcaaataacgaaaactccaaaagctcaactgCAGCTCCTACTGCTCCTATgatacggc belongs to Magnolia sinica isolate HGM2019 chromosome 8, MsV1, whole genome shotgun sequence and includes:
- the LOC131252698 gene encoding UDP-glycosyltransferase 76B1-like isoform X1; this translates as MEVLRDMQIQGTKVPHLVILPLPFQGHINPMLQLATLLQSKGFSITLIHTHFNSPNPSNYPNFNFEPIPDGLSDSQLWTEDPVKILYFLNDTCQAPFHDRLSRLLSDGPVTCIITDEIFYFTKAVADQLKLPRILLNTGSATYATTTASLKLLQQNGLLSITDGQPNTLIPEIPPLRIKDIPDIGTTDPDTFEQLGANVLNAMRSTLGYIMNTFDDLESTALAKIRQDIHPMPLFAVGPLCKFSPGSSNSLLTQDYSCMAWLDKQAPQTVIYVSFGSTASFDKRNVVEIAWGLANSDQPFLWVIRRGSIHGHDQVELPEGFEEKTRERGQIVNWAPQQKVLAHPSVGGFWTHNGWNSTLESICEGVPMICSPYLWDQNLNARYVSHVWRVGIQLENGFDRSEIEWAIRRLMVEIEGKDIRERVRDLKENAMHCIEKGGSSYESLDGLVDIIMSL
- the LOC131252698 gene encoding UDP-glycosyltransferase 76B1-like isoform X2, whose amino-acid sequence is MEVLRDMQIQGTKVPHLVILPLPFQGHINPMLQLATLLQSKGFSITLIHTHFNSPNPSNYPNFNFEPIPDGLSDSQLWTEDPVKILYFLNDTCQAPFHDRLSRLLSDGPVTCIITDEIFYFTKAVADQLKLPRILLNTGSATYATTTASLKLLQQNGLLSITVGPLCKFSPGSSNSLLTQDYSCMAWLDKQAPQTVIYVSFGSTASFDKRNVVEIAWGLANSDQPFLWVIRRGSIHGHDQVELPEGFEEKTRERGQIVNWAPQQKVLAHPSVGGFWTHNGWNSTLESICEGVPMICSPYLWDQNLNARYVSHVWRVGIQLENGFDRSEIEWAIRRLMVEIEGKDIRERVRDLKENAMHCIEKGGSSYESLDGLVDIIMSL